The following coding sequences lie in one Apostichopus japonicus isolate 1M-3 chromosome 13, ASM3797524v1, whole genome shotgun sequence genomic window:
- the LOC139979080 gene encoding receptor-type tyrosine-protein phosphatase S-like, with amino-acid sequence MEGYFLIQVLLLSSFGLLTNCCLLSENGACAMQKTFYGGRLALVGGGDQGSPPPWADQRVFVFQMPTSFFKGGRHPSKFRHRGIGRIWMPEEAPCGGEISQHVCPPETTDEAFCLDSSLPCYQTPPSYDQSEPLECSDVTSTGLTVTWPAWDETVDHGHGPIVEYRIQIKGPGEEKFTEIPKGRQLSHQFTGLRENVNYKFRISVIRDHPFGEGTPSNKQTCMTSGAPLFANPTPLEFEDVTSSGVTVTWSAWDPILDTGTGPVTSYMILYREEGQRQWKRKETDSLYVRLTDLTEDTEYEVAIRLKTNQAEYAEKSTIQIVTTILAEPPSFADPEPLEFRDITSSSVTVSWPDWDPSVDLGTGPVNSYKIYYRQEGERRWKTEETSETSVVLTELTDSTAYEVAISLQDRNGDYTDKNVPQIVTTACEDLVITDLEFTSLSRRPGYASATVMWSVEGVTDSCSVLAQSLSFQLLDVLECDGLPTTEDATPRVVDVEDGVARTKTVRSLKANSQYNLILRLNTQTRTYEKSMSIQTATSSPTGEPTSLMPVTANNGDLVFHWSGPECSQRNGPITSYYYTVTKFRLKKVKNPFPVIAEHVAGNKIRVRKRDERLSPNVQYVFTVRATTGMGSDDLESPPAGHQFIFES; translated from the exons ATGGAAGGATATTTTCTGATACAAGTTCTTCTTCTGTCATCATTCGGTCTCCTGACAAATTGCTGCTTGCTTTCAGAAAACGGAG CATGTGCAATGCAGAAGACATTTTACGGAGGGCGACTAGCCTTAGTTGGTGGCGGAGACCAGGGCAGTCCTCCTCCCTGGGCTGATCAAAGAGTCTTCGTCTTCCAAATGCCGACATCTTTCTTCAAAGGAGGACGCCATCCCTCCAAGTTTAGGCACCGTGGTATCGGTCGTATCTGGATGCCAGAGGAAGCACCATGTGGTGGAGAAATATCGCAACATGTTTGTCCACCGGAAACAACTGACGAAGCGTTCTGTCTAGACTCTAGTTTACCTTGTTATCAAA CGCCACCGTCTTATGACCAGTCGGAGCCACTCGAGTGTTCTGACGTCACGTCAACAGGTTTAACCGTCACGTGGCCAGCTTGGGACGAGACGGTCGACCATGGTCACGGTCCCATTGTTGAGTATAGGATACAAATAAAAGGACCAGGAGAAGAAAAATTCACCGAAATACCAAAAGGAAGACAACTCTCTCATCAATTCACCGGTTTGAGAGAAAATGTTAATTACAAATTTCGGATCAGTGTCATCAGAGACCATCCCTTTGGAGAAGGAACAccaagtaacaaacaaacatgcaTGACATCAG GTGCACCATTGTTCGCAAACCCTACACCGTTGGAATTTGAAGATGTAACCTCATCTGGGGTAACAGTCACATGGTCAGCATGGGACCCAATATTGGACACTGGGACTGGTCCAGTGACCAGTTACATGATCCTGTACCGTGAAGAGGGTCAAAGACaatggaagagaaaagaaacagaCAGTCTCTATGTTCGGTTAACTGACCTAACAGAAGATACGGAATACGAGGTAGCGATCCGGCTGAAAACTAATCAGGCAGAATATGCAGAAAAAAGTACTATACAGATAGTCACTACTATTCTTGCAG AGCCACCGTCATTTGCAGACCCCGAACCGTTAGAATTCCGAGATATAACGTCGTCTAGTGTGACAGTTTCGTGGCCAGATTGGGACCCCAGTGTCGATTTGGGTACTGGTCCAGTGAACAGCTACAAAATTTACTACCGACAAGAAGGTGAAAGACGATGGAAAACCGAAGAAACGAGTGAGACGTCTGTTGTGTTAACTGAGCTAACCGACAGTACCGCATACGAGGTAGCAATCAGTCTCCAAGACAGGAATGGAGATTACACAGATAAAAATGTTCCACAAATAGTCACTACTGCTTGTGAAG ATTTGGTTATCACTGACCTCGAATTTACATCATTATCAAGACGTCCGGGTTATGCAAGCGCTACCGTGATGTGGTCGGTGGAGGGAGTCACGGACTCGTGCAGtgttctagctcaaagtctctCTTTCCAACTCTTGGATGTCCTTGAATGCGACGGATTACCAACGACAGAGGATGCTACACCAAGAGTAGTTGATGTGGAGGATGGTGTAGCAAGGACGAAAACAGTAAGGAGTTTGAAGGCGAACTCTCAGTACAACCTCATTTTGAGGCTGAACACTCAAACGAGGACGTATGAAAAGTCCATGTCGATACAAACAGCTACATCGA GTCCAACTGGTGAACCAACAAGTCTCATGCCGGTAACGGCGAACAATGGCGATTTGGTTTTCCACTGGAGTGGACCTGAGTGTTCTCAACGTAATGGCCCTATTACCAGTTATTATTATACGGTTACCAAATTCAGACTAAAAAAAGTAAAGAATCCCTTTCCAGTTATCGCCGAGCACGTTGCGGGCAACAAAATACGAGTCAGAAAACGTGACGAAAGGTTATCGCCAAATGTACAATATGTTTTTACGGTCAGAGCAACGACTGGCATGGGCAGTGATGATTTGGAGTCCCCACCAGCTGGTCACCAATTTATTTTTGAGTCTTAG